Proteins encoded within one genomic window of Hevea brasiliensis isolate MT/VB/25A 57/8 chromosome 8, ASM3005281v1, whole genome shotgun sequence:
- the LOC110649868 gene encoding 40S ribosomal protein S23: MGKTRGMGAARKLKSHRRRQRWADKAYKKSHLGNEWKKPFAGSSHAKGIVLEKIGIEAKQPNSAIRKCARVQLIKNGKKIAAFVPNDGCLNYIEENDEVLIAGFGRKGHAVGDIPGVRFKVVKVSGVSLLALFKEKKEKPRS; encoded by the exons ATGGG GAAAACAAGGGGAATGGGAGCTGCTCGTAAGCTGAAATCCCACCGTAGGAGGCAGAGGTGGGCTGACAAGGCTTACAAGAAGTCCCATCTTGGGAATGAGTGGAAGAAACCTTTTGCTGGGTCATCCCATGCCAAAGGCATTGTTCTAGAAAAAAT TGGAATTGAAGCTAAGCAGCCAAACTCTGCTATCAGAAAATGTGCTCGTGTTCAGCTGATCAAGAATGGGAAGAAGATTGCTGCTTTTGTACCCAATGATGGTTGCTTGAACTACATTGAGGAAAAT GATGAAGTATTGATTGCTGGATTTGGACGGAAGGGGCATGCCGTTGGAGATATTCCTGGTGTCAGGTTCAAGGTTGTGAAGGTTTCTGGTGTCTCTCTTCTGGCACTATtcaaagagaaaaaggaaaagccTAGGTCTTAG